The following are encoded in a window of Magnolia sinica isolate HGM2019 chromosome 11, MsV1, whole genome shotgun sequence genomic DNA:
- the LOC131219315 gene encoding UDP-glycosyltransferase 83A1-like, whose product MGTSPHALVIPYPAQGHVIPLMELSHCLLDHGFMITFVNTEFNHARMVAALQKMGSDNERIRLVAIPDGLAPGEDRNEIGKLCDSALSFMPSALEELIERIDKSNDGNITCVIADASMAWALEVGRKMGIRGAALWPASVGLLAQIFHIPKLIEDGIIDANGYPSKHKMIKLSPTMPMMKTEHLFWLCINDNNVQQSLFRYANHINRALESADWLLCNSFHEIEQSAFELVPNILPIGPLQAGRRLGRLEGNFWREDSTCLSWLDKQPSCSVIYVAFGSFTVFDQCQFQELALGLELSGHPFLWVVRPDLTDGSSDAYPDGFKERVADRSLIVGWSPQQKVLAHPSIGCFLSHCGWNSTMEGLSNGVPFLCWPYFTDQFLNKTYISDFWKVGLGFIPDGNGIIPREEIKGKLNELLGDEGIRARSLELKEMARKQVGEGGSSLKNFNSFIEAMKLEK is encoded by the exons ATGGGAACGTCACCTCATGCACTGGTCATACCGTACCCAGCACAAGGCCATGTCATACCCCTCATGGAGCTCTCTCACTGCTTGCTCGACCATGGGTTCATGATCACATTCGTGAACACCGAGTTCAATCATGCCCGAATGGTGGCCGCACTGCAAAAGATGGGCAGTGACAATGAGCGGATTCGCCTGGTTGCAATACCAGACGGGCTAGCACCAGGCGAAGACCGGAACGAAATAGGCAAGTTGTGTGACAGTGCTTTAAGCTTCATGCCATCTGCCTTAGAAGAGCTGATAGAGAGGATTGACAAGTCCAACGATGGCAACATCACATGCGTCATTGCGGATGCGAGCATGGCATGGGCATTGGAAGTAGGTAGAAAGATGGGGATTCGAGGAGCCGCTCTTTGGCCCGCATCAGTGGGCCTCTTGGCTCAGATCTTTCACATTCCAAAGCTAATCGAGGACGGTATCATTGATGCCAATG gttatccatccaaacataagatGATCAAGCTCTCTCCGACAATGCCCATGATGAAGACCGAACACTTATTTTGGCTCTGCATCAATGACAACAACGTGCAGCAGTCCCTCTTCCGATATGCAAACCATATCAACCGAGCTCTTGAATCTGCTGACTGGCTTCTTTGCAACTCATTTCATGAGATTGAACAGTCTGCATTTGAATTGGTTCCAAACATCCTGCCAATTGGCCCGCTTCAGGCAGGAAGACGACTTGGACGGCTTGAAGGGAACTTTTGGCGGGAGGACTCCACTTGCCTAAGCTGGCTCGATAAACAACCCTCCTGTTCAGTTATTTATGTGGCCTTCGGCAGCTTCACTGTCTTCGACCAATGTCAGTTCCAAGAGCTAGCACTTGGGCTCGAACTTTCTGGCCATCCATTCCTGTGGGTAGTGCGACCGGACCTCACCGATGGATCATCGGATGCCTACCCAGATGGTTTCAAAGAAAGAGTGGCAGACCGCAGCCTGATTGTAGGCTGGTCACCTCAACAAAAGGTGTTGGCCCACCCTTCAATTGGCTGCTTCTTGAGCCACTGTGGTTGGAACTCGACCATGGAGGGGTTGAGCAATGGAGTTCCTTTCCTCTGCTGGCCTTACTTCACTGACCAATTCCTTAACAAGACATACATTTCAGATTTTTGGAAGGTTGGCTTGGGATTCATACCAGATGGAAACGGGATCATACCAAGAGAAGAGATAAAGGGAAAACTGAATGAATTGCTTGGTGATGAGGGGATAAGAGCAAGATCATTGGAGCTCAAGGAAATGGCTAGAAAGCAGGTTGGCGAAGGAGGATCATCTTTGAAGAATTTCAACAGTTTCATTGAAGCAATGAAGTTAGAGAAGTGA